From the Quercus lobata isolate SW786 chromosome 6, ValleyOak3.0 Primary Assembly, whole genome shotgun sequence genome, one window contains:
- the LOC115949985 gene encoding uncharacterized protein LOC115949985, whose product MRFGNNQQVRDLKKEIAELVDKENRLWFQRSKVLWEKFGDRNSKYFHSHASQRKRKNLIRKLKDSNGRVVENNEGIAGSFESLHSMQKYTEKEGYMAIKLDMSKAYNGVEWSYLQSVMEKMGFTEHWINLMMLCVRTMTYSILVNGEPKGMITPSRGIR is encoded by the exons ATGAGATTTGGAAATAATCAACAAGTCCGAGATTTGAAGAAGGAGATAGCTGAATTAGTCGACAAGGAAAACAGACTTTGGTTCCAAAGATCTAAAGTCTTGTGGGAAAAATTTGGAGACAGAAACTCAAAGTACTTTCATAGCCATGCTTcacaaagaaagaggaaaaatctAATCCGGAAGTTGAAGGACTCCAATGGTCGTGTGGTTGAGAACAATGAAGGCATAGCTGGAT CTTTTGAGTCTCTACACAGTATGCAGAAATACACAGAGAAGGAAGGATATATGGCCATCAAGCTAGACATGAGCAAAGCGTATAACGGAGTGGAGTGGTCCTATCTACAATCAGTCatggaaaaaatggggttcACAGAGCACTGGATCAATCTCATGATGCTATGTGTCAGAACTATGACCTACTCAATATTGGTGAATGGAGAACCCAAGGGCATGATCACACCATCTAGGGGCATCAGATAG